In the genome of Lactobacillus intestinalis, the window GTAGTAAACTTCTGTAAAAGATCGTTTTGGATATTGGCTACTCTGCGATAATTTCTCTGCAATTTGGTTCTCACTGCAAAGTAATTATTGGATTTAGCAGCCAACTTACCGTTAACCTTTCTTTTACGAGCTAGCATTCTTTGATAATGTTTAATCCGCTTATACAGCTTTTGCAATTTAGCAGGCAAAACAATGATTTGCCCCTCGGTATAGTTGAAATGACCAACATTGACATCAATTGCCGTTTTATTATGAGTTTTAGTTTTAGCTAGTATATCTTCTTCATAAGGCAAAGATGCGTAATAACTATCTTTTTCTTTGAAGATGCTTACTACCTTAACTTCATCCATCTTTAAGACTTCATAACTTGCTAGATCAAACCAACTATCTCTTGAAATGCTTCTTGGACGATCAAGGCGGAGCTTCCCGTTCACAATCTTAGCTCTGTCAGTTTTAAAGCCTTGCCTAGGTGCCTTCTTAGATCTAAATCTAGGCTTGCCCCAATCAGGCTGAGCTTTATCAAAGAAATTCTTCCAAGCATTAGCCAAGTCTTTAACAGCTAATTGTAAGCATCGAGCTGACAAATTATATTGCCAGTCGGCTTTATTAGCCACTAATTCATCGCGGACTCTGCGTTCGTTAGGATTGGGATTATCTTTTTTGTTTAATGTATGAGCTTCATACATTAACTGCCAAGTTTCTAAGCCTTTATTCCAGCAGTATCGACGATAATCGCACAAAGTATCAAGATGCTTTTGCATGGTCTTATTAACTTTTAGCTTTACTACTTGTGTTTTAATCATTGCTTCACCTCCTTAAATACAAACATAAGTTTATCTAAAGAGATAAAGCAAAACAAGTAAAAATTTAATTAAAGCTTATTTTCCATGTTTAACTTTCTAAATAAGCTCTATCTTTTGTTTTATCTACAAATTTCTATATTTTTCCATATTTTTGTTAACAGTTAATCAGCTCCTTTAGAATTAAAAATATTTATTCCCATTCTACCATGACCGGGATGCAATTTTAGTCAAAATTCTGGAAGTTAAATCTGAAAACGCTTAGAATTAAAGTGTATTAATTTGAAAAGAAGGTTTGACAATGTCTAGATATCAATCAATAAATCCATATAACGGAGATGTCTTTGCCACTTTTGAAAATCCAACTGACAAAGAAATCGAAGAATCACTTAACTTAGCTCATATGCTTTATAAAAAATGGCGTCATGAAGATCCAAGCACTCGTAGCAAAGAATTGCTTGCTATTGCGGGAGGTTTTCGTGAAAACGAAGACAAAATGGCCCAAATGATGACCTTAGAAATAGGTAAACTTTTCAGCGAAGCCAAAGAAGAAGTTGAGCTTTGTATTCAAATTTGTGAATATTACGCTGTCAATGGTGCAGATATGTTAAAACCACAACCTCTTGAATCAGGTTTAGGAAATGCTTACTACTTAAAGCAACCAACTGGGGTAGTTTTAGCATGTGAACCTTGGAACTTTCCACTTTATCAAGTTATCCGCGTCTTCGCCCCTAACTTCATGGTAGGTAACCCAATCATTTTGAAGCATGCTCACAATGTTCCATCTTCAGCTGCTTTAATGGCTAAAATTATTAAAAGAGCTGGTGCTCCAGAAGGCAGCTTAATCAATCTTTATTTAAGTTATGATCAATTAGCACAAGTTATTCGTGACCCTAGAATTCAAGGCGTAGCTTTAACTGGTTCTGAACGCGGCGGCAGCAGTGTTGCTGAAGAAGCTGGTAAGAACTTAAAGAAATCAACCATGGAACTCGGTGGAAACGATCCATTTATTGTATTAGAGGACGCTGATAAGGATGTTTTACGCAATGTTTTGTCTGACGCGAGAACTTACAATGATGGTCAAGTCTGCACCTCATCTAAGAGAATCATTGTTGTTAAGTCCCGTTACGAAGAAGTCTTACGAGAATTAAAGAGTTTATATGAAGTATTAAAACCAGGCGACCCACTTGATTCATCAACTACTCTTGCTCCAATGAATTCTGAAGGTGCTAAAGAAAAACTAGAAAAGCAAGTTCAAGAAGCAGTTGATCATGGTGCACAAATTTACTACCAACACCCAGAAATCGAATCAACTGGTGCCTTCTTCCCACCAACAATCCTTACCCACATTGGTAAGGACAATCCTGTCTTTGACAAAGAATTGTTCGGCCCAGTAGCTGAAGTTCACTGCGTAGAAGATGAAGATGAAGCTATTAAATTAGCTAATGATTCAAGCTATGGCCTTGGCTCTTCAATCATCAGCAAGAATACTGCTCATGCAGAAAAGTTAGCTGCTAAGATTGAAACTGGCATGACTGTAATTAATGGCCGCTGGGTAACTGCTCCTGAATTACCATTTGGCGGAGTTAAGAAGTCTGGCTATGGCCGTGAATTAGGCAAACTTGGCTTGATGGCCTTTGTCAATGAACACTTGGTAATTGACACTACTTCAGAAAACGAATAATTAAATAATTTATAAAAAAACAAAAAGACAACCTTCACGTGAAGTTGTCTTTTTGTTTATCAAAATTTATTTTTGAATAGTTTATGCATTTTGTGAGTATTCCGCACAGAATAGTACTGTGACTCCCCATTAACAAAACCAATCTTCTTTTCTCTAAAGTTTACTCTATCTACATTCTCTGGATTAATTACACAAGACTGACTTATTTGAACGAGACTTCCATATTTTTCTGGAATTTCTTTTAGGTTTCCAATAAAATATCCCCACCCCGTTGTTTTTATCAACTTTAATTTATGCCCTACAGAAGTTGTAGTTATATAAATTACATCACCTAAATTAATATTTCTTACTTCTTGACCAAACTTATAAGAAAAAGTATTTTTCTTAATAAAATCTGCATTAGAAATAGCTTTAGTTGCACTTTGTAAAGCATAATTTACATCTTTTTGTAGATCACCTACATTACCATTTTTAATAATAAAATCTACAGCACCTAATTTTCTCTTAAAGGTTAAAAATGCCATATCTTGATGACTCGTTATAAAAATCAATTGAGCATTTTTGTCTCTTTTTTTAATAATCTCTGCTAAATCGAGACCATTTTTTTCGTAAAGTTTCTTTCCGATTTCAATATCTAAAAAGTAAATTCCAGACTTAAAAGATACTTTTTCAATAAAATTTATAGCATCATCGTAGTTATTTACAGTTTTAACAATATCAAATTCCAACTTATCTTCATCACTTAAAATAATGCTAGATTTTCGAATACATTCTTTAAGGATATTTACTTGTTCTTGCTCGTCATCGCATATAAAAACTGAATATTTTATTTTTCTATCCTCCCTTAAACTAATTAGTTGGCAAAAGAACTAAACTGAATGTAAACCATTCTCCTTTAGTATCTACATCAACCATAATATTTTCAAAGTACTTATTGGCAATTTCCATGGCATTACTTAAGCCAAGCCCGTTATGGTCGTTCTTAGTAGTAAATCCTGCTTTTAGAATTTGGTCCTTATCCACTTGATCGATTTTATTTCTAATTATGAATTCTAAATTTCCTTCACTTTGATAAAGCATAGCTTCAATTTGTGCATTTTTTAATCCTTCACTAGCTTCTATGGCATTATCAAATGCGATTCCAATGATTCTCACAATATCAAGCTCTTCATCCTTAGAAATAAAAGGAAAGTCAATTATATCCTTTTCACAGCTAAATCTATAAGGAATTTTATCATCATATATTTTAGCTAATTTGGTGATAATAATGCTTTTAATCATGTCGTTATGAATATGATGTACGTCTTTAAACTTAGATAATGTATTCTCATCAAAATGATTTTGACTATACTCATCCAATTGTTTTATCAGTGCTTTAGAATCGTCTTTCTGGGCAGCAATTTTTAAACCATTCAAAATATTGCGGTAATCATGCTTAAATCTACGCAAACGATCTTCATCTTTTTCAAGAGAGGTCGCATAATCCTTTAATTGTTTATTATTCTTTTCTAATTGATGATTTACGTCTTTTAGTTTTTGCTGCTCTGCTTTTTCAAGCAAAGTAGTTTGAAGTTGGAGATTCAGTTTTAAGCTAACAATAGCATAAACTCCTTGAATCACTAGTATTCCCAAAATAGTCAGGGTTTCAATAGTAACTTGCTTTTCCAAAGTAGCAACAATATAAGCTATGGCAGTCGAAATGTATAGATAAAGCAAAGTGTAAAAAATTGTTTTCTTATTTATACCGGAGAATAGCCTATTTAATTTTGAAGAATAATGCCTAATAACTATATATTCTATAATGGGCAACAGCATAGACATGAATTCCACTAGAGCAGTATTGGTAAATGATAAATTTTCACTTATCGTTATAACAAAATCTGAAATTAAACTTAGCATGGCTACTATTATTCCAGCATTAACTAGCAATATTTTATCTTTCACTCGTTTATAAAAAACTATTTCAAACAAACTAGCTTCTATGATAGTAAAAATAAGATCTGTTTGATCCAATTTGATAAAATCTGAAATTGATTCTAATAAGATTACTGTAATGCCCAATCCAATTAAGACAAATCTATCAAAAATACTTTTTACTCTTAGTTTAGTTATATTTAGAAAAATTAATATATCTACCGCAGGGCCTATAAAAAATATATTAATAATTGCAAGTAACATTATTTAAACAATCTTTTTAAAAATTGCATTACTTTATGTTTTTCGGCCGTTTTTTTACTAAAAAAACTAACATACGGATTAAAAAGGCCATTTACTTCAATTAATTTAATTTTTTTCATCGATTTTTCCTTTCCTATACACCAAAAAGCGCAACCCTAGTTACGCTTTTTTTGATTATCTCTTTCATCTACTTCAAATGAAAGATTGTCTTGATATGATTCCAACAAAACAGAGAGAAATTATAATTTTTAGTTCCACCATGACCACGACGTCTTGCTAGACTAACAAAAGGTGTGGTTCCTTGTAAGTTGAGGATATCTTGATTTTCATCATGCATCCCTATTCACCTCCTTTCAGTATAGATAATTTAGCACTATGAATAATGGGTAACCACTGCCCCCAATCATTATCTATTATTCCTTGTAAAGTCAGTAAAACTCCAATTGCACCTGAATCTAAATCCATTGAATTCTTTAACCCATGTCGTCCTGGAACCAGAATTTCATCTTTTTTAATTACTAAATAATTATTCAGAAGATGAATCTTTTTCTGTAACGCATTCGAATAGTCATAATTCTCAGCTGCTAAATCTGCCAGCATTAATCCACAAAAGCCATCAAATATTCCATTCATATAAGTTAATTTAACATCATTAGTAGCTGACAATGATTCAATTAGTTTTCTTCCGTCTTCAATATTTATCCCATCCTTAATGAATTCTAAAATAACAATTTCTAGTCCTGCTGAACCAGAATTTAGATAGGGTAAATAATTAGAGTGCGTTTCATCCATTAAATATAAACCTCGTTCGGTTCTATGCAGCTCGTTTTTGATAAAAAAGTTTACTTTACTTTCTACACTTTTAAATAAGATAGAATCTTGCAAATAGATGGCCACCTTTTCTAAGAAAAGCAATAATCCTAATTTACCATCTAACAATCCTGCTGAAGGACACTCATCATAGTTATCATTTACATTCCTAGCTATCTCTTTTATTTTACGTTGTCGAGCAAATTCAGGTTCTACTTGATTTAAGGCTAATAGTGCTAACCCAATCCCTGCTAATCCATCTTTCAATGATAAACTCGAAATTTGGGAATAATCAATTTGATCGATTATTTTTTTTCCAAGATCTTTATTAATATTAGAATATATTACCGAACCTATTCCAGCAGCTCCAGTGAATAATCCTGAATCTTTCTGGATGCCCTTCCATATCTCAGCTTTATTTTGTTCAAACCAATCCAAAAATTGAGTCCGCGTCCCTTCATTCAAATCCGAAAGAATAAGACCTAATCCCATTCCACCATTCAGAATGTTAAACATCCCTATGGTAGATAAATACTGTGATATATCCCCTTTTAAAATTCTTTCTTGATTAAAATCGAGATTATTTTTAATACCTTGTCTTATTTTTTTAACTGCCTCTTCTAAATTATTAAGATCAAGTGAAAAATAAGCTTTTTGATTTAATGAATAGCTTTCTAAGCTAATCTTTTCATAGCATTCTTTCTTAAATGACATCAAAAATTTATAGACTGCTGGGTCATACTTCTTCAAATTCTGATCTTGATAACTCTCGCTAGTATTATCAGACAACTCATCAATATTGATTATTGGCAAAAAGGCATGCCTAATTGTCTTGTATACCGCAATCCAATCAGCTTCTCCATACGTTTGAACATCAAGATCTACAAACCCAGTAGTTTTTAATCCCGGATTATACTTTTCGGTTTTGTTATTTGCTTGTTCAAAGTCAATCAAAATTACATTTTTATTTTCATTAATTAAAATATTATCTGGTTGTAAATCACCAACTGCTATCCCTCGGCTATGCACATCTTTAATCGCTTTAATTAAATTATGGGCTATCTCTTTGATTATATTTAAATACTCAGAGTTTTCTCCATGAAATGGAAAATTATCCGTAATATAATCTCCCAAATTTTCATATGGTAAATACTCTTCAACCAAATAATTATGAATCCATACAGGAAAGTATTCTTTAAAGTTAACTACATAGGGTGAATTCTGCAGTTTTTTAAGTATATCAGATTCATGCTTAATTCTAGAAAATCCGTCTTCGTAATTAGAATCAATCCCGGCCTGTAATCGACCTTCTTTTAAAACATAATTTTTATTTTGAAATTCTCCTACATATACTCCTCCAGCATTACTGAATTGCAATGCTCCTGTAATGTGGTATTTATCCAATTTTTCTTTATTAGCAATTCGTAGCTGTGAAATATCTTGCTCATCCATTAATGGATCTTCTACAAAATTGGGTTGTTGATAAAAAGGTTGCCTTGAATCTGGGATTAGATTTCCATTCTCATCCCGAATACATAGAATTCCTTGATCGTTTCGTAATTCTGTAAAAGCACCATATCGATAATAAATATTGGTATTTTTATATCTTTTATCTGACAAAATATATGGTCCAATTTCAAAAGAAGCAATTTTCTTAGACACATCATGAACTATCTCTTTAAATTCTTGATCATTTTGCGGATAAATCGTAATAAATTTTCCTGAAGAAACTCTATCAGCTGATTTTGAATTCTTTAAAATCCATTCTTCTTTACCAATCGTGACTTTAAAAGTTACTCCTTTATCAACTAAATATTTAGTTACAGTTTGAAGTAGCTGTTCTATATCTTTATATCCAGCTGAAAGATGAATTTTCCATCCTTGGTCTGGAAGCTTTGCTTTAGAATTTAAAAAATACTGCCAATGTAAATCAGAAAATTGCCGCCAACCTTGTGGAACTTTCACCTTAAATTCATTAGCCTTTTTATTAGGTTCGCTAAAAAAATCTTTATCATTAAGTGTAAAAGGAAGGTAACCTTCTATATTGTATTTCATATTATTCCTCGTTAGATATGAATTGATCATTTACAAATTCCTTATATTTAGGAATTTGATGTAATAGATCTGAATGCTTTCCAACTCCTAAAATTGTATGATTATCCATAAAGTAAATCTTATCTGCATTCACAATTGTCGATAATCGATGTGCAATCACAATCAAAGTCTTTTTCTCCGACAATTTGTCGATTGCCTTTAAAATTTCTGCTTCTGATTCCGGATCTAAATTTGAAGTAGCTTCATCAAAAATAATAAAAGGAGTATTCCTCAAATAAGCGCGCGCAATTTGAATTTTTTGTCGTTGTCCTCCAGATAACTTTTTACCATTTTCTCCAACTTCAAAATCCAATCCATTTGATAATTGACTAATAAACTTTTCCAATCTTGCCAGCTTGATCGCTTCAGCTAATTGCATTTGCGATGGATCATAGCCTAACCCCAAAGTTAAATTATCCTTGATAGTCCCTGAAAAGACGCTATTATCTTGGGTTACTACACTAAATAAAGAACGCCATGCCTTTAAAGAAAAAATTTGAGCATCAATTTTATTCCATAAAACTTCACCGTCAAAAGTATTTTGAAGTCTAGTCAAAATACTAGTTAAGGTAGTTTTTCCGGCTCCAGAAGGTCCCACTATAGCAATTTTTTTGGCTGGCTCAAATAAAACATTTACATCTTTTAGTACTTTGATAGGTGAATCAGTATAATTAAAAAATATATGTTTCATCTTTAAATCAGCCACATGAGGATGCTCAATATTTCTACCTTGAAGACGCTCCTCTTTTTCTTCCATAATCTTATTAATGACCTGGGAAGCACCTTTCGCCTCAGAATAGCTCACATAAAAATTAGCCAAATTATTAATAGGAGTAATAATTTCAAACACGTACATCATAAAGGACGCTAAAATTCCCATAGACAATGTGTGATGAGCTACACGTGAACTTCCGTAAAGAATAATTACCAAAAATGCTAAAAGGGTAAACGAGGTTTGAATAGGCCCTGTAATACTAAAAATCTTATCTACTTTCTTAGATAAGGAGTAAACTTTATCATTTTGCTTTTTAAAATTATTCTCTACTTCAGTTTGAGCATTATATAGTTTAATGATCTTAATATTTTGGATATTTTCAGTTATAACTTGAGATAATTTACTCAAATATTTTTGAATAGAGAAAGAATATTTTTCATTAACTTTCCCTAAAGGATAAGCAATAAGTGATACTAATGTAAACGAAATAATAATTACAAAAGTAAGACGAACGTCTAATATTAGTAAGATCAGTACGCTTCCACATAGAGTAACTATACTAATAATTGCACTGGGCAATTCATTTGTAGTAAATTCTTTGATAATCAAAGAATCATTGATCACTCGGCTTACTAATTCACCGCTTGAAACTTTTTCATAAAATGAAATTGGTAAATTTAATAATTTCTTTTCTAGTTTCGCCCTTATATTTCTTATCCTTTTATCTCCGGAATAACTAATTAAATAAGAGCTAACAGCATTAATGATAGATCCTCCAATTAATAAGAGTATTATTGGCAATAAAGTGGAAATTGAAAATTTGACTTTTGACCCTAGATCAATAAACTGCTGAACAAAAAGTGGCAAAATTAAATTAAATAAGCTTCCAATAACACTTAGCAGAATAGCTATTATTAATAATCTATCTACGGCGAATAAACTAATTTGATTTTCTTTCTTCATAATTAGGCGAATAGAATAGGTGGTAAATAGATATTTCTCATTTTATGTTTTCCATGTTTATTAAAACAGAACACACTAATTCTTTTACTTGTTAATAAAGCTTGAGAAGAAGTTCCATTCACATTCAATTTTTGTAAATTTAATATATTAGAATTTTCCATTTTTTCTTCCTCTAAAAAATATTCCAGCAAATTATTGTTACTCGAGTTCTTGAAGTTCTATGCTTTCTACGCTTTTTTACAAAATATTCTACAGTTGCTTGCGTAGGGTAAGCCTGCATATTTATAATTGAATTCATTTTCTCTTCCTTTTTCTAAAATTTAAACCAATCTGAAAAATCATGAAAGCAAATCAAACTATGTTTAACTTCATTGTTACCATCACTTTGCTTATGATGTTTCTTTTCCTCTCTTTGTTTTTGCAATCCTAAAATTGCGTTTATAATGTTTTCCATTTTCGATCTCCTTCTCATTTGACTTTATCTTGACGATTTCATATTATCACTGGCTTAACTTAATTTACGGAAATAACATAAATGGTTAAAAATCTAACAAATTTGTCGAATTCTAACTCAACTTTTATATCACTGATCAAAAAACAAGCAATGAACCTTCTAAAATAAAGAAGATTTATTGCTTGCTTCAACTACCTTTTCTTAAAATAATTATACCCAGCAAGGCCCGTCGTCAATAAACTCGCTAAAATCAAGAAATATGCCGATGAGCCAATTGAGACTGCATACATCAAAAATTGATTAGTTAATTCGCCAATTACACCATGATTTGATGAATTATTGGAAATCTTAAAGACAATATAAATCAAAAATGCAGTTTCAAGCAGCGACAAAATAAAGGCAAAGAATTGACTATTTTTCGTGTTTTTGAAAATATTGTAAATAATAAAAATTGGGAAAAGAACCAGTAGTAGCCAAAATACATACAAAATAATTGCTGACATAGAAGTATGACTAGAGGAAAGTAGACGATTTGCCAAATTGAGAATTACTTTGGAAAGAGAAAGTTTTTGAGTATAACTTACATCTGCCACAGCTGCTCCTGAACCTGTAAATAGCACAATTAAGCTGATTACAGAAGTTAAAACTACAGAAAGTTGAATGTAGCTAAATTTTGACTTGCTACGCTCTTTTACTTTTTCAACATGCCGATTAACGTGGGGATGGGTTTCAGTGAAATTCTTTCCCTTTTTTCTTACTTTATCCGTGTGCTCTTTAGCAGTATTGACCACATCTGAACCCATTTTATTAATCATTTCAGTTAGCCGTTTATCAGCTGTATATTGCTCAATTTTATCTGCTTTATCACAAACAATAAAGAGCCACACCATCAAAACTAAAAACGATGTCCAACCTAAGGCTCGTGAAAAGCTCATGATTACTAAAAGAACTACTCCTAGTAAGAAAACAATTGTCGCATTACTTCTCACCCAAGCAATCATCTTTTGAATAGTCGTATTTTGTTTTTTCGGTCGAAATTCTTCGCGATATTGTGCACGTTTAGGCTGAGATGAGACACTCTTTTTTTCAGAGTCATCTTCAAAAAAGGTATCACGATACTTTTTTAAATTAAAACCACACTTTGGGCAAATATCATCATCTTTGGTAACGGATTGGCCACAATTTGGACATGTAGTCATAGTAATCCTCCCTTCTCAAAATCAATTTACCTAAATTATATCATTTTCATTCTTAAGGTGTTAGAAGCCATATTTCCCCTTCTCAGCCTTTTTTATTTTAGAAATAAAATTATCGTTTTCACATCTCTTGTCCTCATTATGCGCCACTTTTTATTATTTAAGCAAAAAAATAGAGCAGGTCTCAGACCTACTCTATTAATTTATTTTATTTAGTCATCGAATGCTTGTGTTTTCCTAACTTAAATCCGGAAAATCCTTCATAAGTCAATTTCACACCAGCTGACATTGTAATTGGCATGATAAATACTAAAATAATCAAACCAACAATAACTGTCAATGCAACTTCAATTAAAGTTGGAATACCTGATGGGATAAGAGCAGCAAAAGTACCACCTAAAATAACCGCTGCAGAAATTACTACTGTACCGATAATACCACAAGCCTTAAGGATTCTAGCACTTGGGCTAGTCAGACCCTCAGTTTCCAGCTCACGATATCTCGTCATAAGGAAGATACTATAGTCTACACCTAAAGCAATCAACATAATAAAGCTGAAGAATGGTGTGTTCCAAGTAAGAAGATCTCTTCCAAGAACAAGCTTAACAATCCATTGATTGATTGAAAGTGAGCAGAGGTATGCAATAAGCAAAGTACCCAAGATATATACAGGTTGAAGTAATGAACGAGTTACGAACATTAAGGCAATACCAATACCAATCAACATAATTGCAGCAGTTCTGATAAAGTCACCACTTGCAACATTCTTGGTATCTTCGATCTTAGAACTTTGTCCACCCATTGCAACCGTAGCATTCTTGAGTTTAGTACCTTGTAATGACTTCTTAGCCATTGCACTAAGTTCTTGTGAACGAGCCGTAGCTTCAGGAGCACTTGGGTTTGAATTGAAGACAACAATTAACATTGCTGACTTCTTATTTGGACTCAAGTAAACATCAATTGACTTTTGGAACATTGCGTTATTAATGAATTCCTTAGGGATGTAGAACGTATCTGCTGCAGCAGATGAGCCGAGACCTCTTAAGTAAGCTTCTCCTTGACCTAAACCACTGTTAACACGATCAATTCCTGAGGTAAGTTGTGGCGTACTGTCAGCTAAACGTCCTGCACCTCTACTCAATTGACTTGCACCGCTGTTAAGTTGACCGATACCGTTACTCAACTGCTCAGCACCACTTGCACCTTGTGCAAGACCTGAGTTTAGTTGACCGGCACCTGAACTTAAACTGCCAAGACCGCTGTAAAGTTGACCTGCGCCTGAGTTTAAACGACTTGCACCTGAGCTCAAACTACCAAGGCCGTTGTAAAGTTGACCTGCGCCTGAGTTTAGACGATTTGCACCTGAACTTAAACTGCCAAGCCCTGTATTAAGTGTACCGATACCTGAATTTAATTGAGCAGCGCCTGAGTTCAAACGACTTGCACCTAAACTCAAACTACCCAGACCGTTGTAAAGCTGACCTGCGCCTGAGTTCAATGAAGCAACTCCACTGTTCAAACGGTTTGCACCAGCAACACCTTGAGTCACAGCACCTTGAACTTGTGATAAACCAGAATTCAATTGGTTAAGGGCAGTTACTGCACCTGGAATTGCTTGATTAGAAGCAGCAGCTAAAGCATTAACTTGTGTCTTCAAAGCTTGAATTTGATTCAAAGTATTACTTTGTTGCATTGCTTGCATAGAACTTTGAAGTCCTTGAGCTGCAGAATTTGCTTCAGCAAGAGTACTTTGAAGTTCACCACTTGAAGATGAACCACTATTACCACTAAGAGCTTGTTTTACTGCCGAGCTTGCTGCACTAGCACCAGCTTGAGCAGCAGCGGCCTTTTCTTCATCAGTTGCTTTAGAGTTACTCAAAGCTCCTTCAACAGCTTTTTGAACAGCGCCAGAAATTGCACTTTCAGCAGCAGAAGCATTAGTGTTAGAAGAACTACCAGCACTACCGGCTAAGCTTTGCAACTTACTTAAACTACTTTGAAGTCTAGCAGCATCCCTTTGAACACTTGCTAAACCATTAGTAGTTGCACTTGTATCAACTGCACCATTTAAAGCAGTATTCAAAGCTTGAATACCATTATTAATTTGTGGAAGTGCAGATTGTAATTGTGCAAGTTGAGCACGATTTGAGCCATTCAATTGGGTTGACAATTGATTATTTAATTGATTCAAGCCATTTACTAATTCTTGCGTACCATTTTGTAAACTTTGGGTACCATTTCTTAAATTACCAGCACCATTTTGCAAACGGGCAGCTCCGCTTTGAAGGCTACTTGCACCGTTTTGAAGAGCTAAAGTACCACTAGCTAATCTACCAGCACCAGCTTGAA includes:
- a CDS encoding ABC transporter ATP-binding protein, with the protein product MKKENQISLFAVDRLLIIAILLSVIGSLFNLILPLFVQQFIDLGSKVKFSISTLLPIILLLIGGSIINAVSSYLISYSGDKRIRNIRAKLEKKLLNLPISFYEKVSSGELVSRVINDSLIIKEFTTNELPSAIISIVTLCGSVLILLILDVRLTFVIIISFTLVSLIAYPLGKVNEKYSFSIQKYLSKLSQVITENIQNIKIIKLYNAQTEVENNFKKQNDKVYSLSKKVDKIFSITGPIQTSFTLLAFLVIILYGSSRVAHHTLSMGILASFMMYVFEIITPINNLANFYVSYSEAKGASQVINKIMEEKEERLQGRNIEHPHVADLKMKHIFFNYTDSPIKVLKDVNVLFEPAKKIAIVGPSGAGKTTLTSILTRLQNTFDGEVLWNKIDAQIFSLKAWRSLFSVVTQDNSVFSGTIKDNLTLGLGYDPSQMQLAEAIKLARLEKFISQLSNGLDFEVGENGKKLSGGQRQKIQIARAYLRNTPFIIFDEATSNLDPESEAEILKAIDKLSEKKTLIVIAHRLSTIVNADKIYFMDNHTILGVGKHSDLLHQIPKYKEFVNDQFISNEE
- a CDS encoding MMPL family transporter, producing the protein MQKFLKNHVFSLIAWILILLISVFALPNVSQLTSEHSTISLPSNVQSEVAQTIQNQWGKKKKNTYEVAVVFNKEHGKLNDADKAAINNTVSYLENHKKKYGITDVLAPDSNIATRKKLQSKDGTTWVMQLNISKKHGRIGEVEDQITKAVKTQGVRTYVTGADILQNAFSTSIQEGIKKTEAITVVFIFIVLIIVFRSPIVPLISLLTVGVSFLTSFSIVTNLVEHANFPFSNFTQVFMVIVLFGIGTDYNILLYDKFKEDLGKGMDKYEALRDSLRNAGKTILYSGSSILIGFTALSLAKFSIYQSAVGVAVGVATLLVVLLTLNPFFMAVLGKNMFWPVKEFTGESENKLWHGISAETLKYPVIYLVVLAVVTIPFMLMYHGQLNYDDTDEIADNVPAKAGLLVVQKHFSKGMAEPSYLYIKSDHRLDNEANLKLIDQLTKQLQASKDVSFVTSVTQPYGEPIDQLYVNNQLGTVNEGVDQARSGLGKLSKGSQKLSNGASRLQSGAEQLENGTGRLQSGADQLRSGTTRLQNGASRLQSGADRLQNGAGTLQNGTQSLQNGADRLQSGASSLQNGTSSLVSGVGRLQAGAGRLASGTLALQNGASSLQSGAARLQNGAGNLRNGTQSLQNGTQELVNGLNQLNNQLSTQLNGSNRAQLAQLQSALPQINNGIQALNTALNGAVDTSATTNGLASVQRDAARLQSSLSKLQSLAGSAGSSSNTNASAAESAISGAVQKAVEGALSNSKATDEEKAAAAQAGASAASSAVKQALSGNSGSSSSGELQSTLAEANSAAQGLQSSMQAMQQSNTLNQIQALKTQVNALAAASNQAIPGAVTALNQLNSGLSQVQGAVTQGVAGANRLNSGVASLNSGAGQLYNGLGSLSLGASRLNSGAAQLNSGIGTLNTGLGSLSSGANRLNSGAGQLYNGLGSLSSGASRLNSGAGQLYSGLGSLSSGAGQLNSGLAQGASGAEQLSNGIGQLNSGASQLSRGAGRLADSTPQLTSGIDRVNSGLGQGEAYLRGLGSSAAADTFYIPKEFINNAMFQKSIDVYLSPNKKSAMLIVVFNSNPSAPEATARSQELSAMAKKSLQGTKLKNATVAMGGQSSKIEDTKNVASGDFIRTAAIMLIGIGIALMFVTRSLLQPVYILGTLLIAYLCSLSINQWIVKLVLGRDLLTWNTPFFSFIMLIALGVDYSIFLMTRYRELETEGLTSPSARILKACGIIGTVVISAAVILGGTFAALIPSGIPTLIEVALTVIVGLIILVFIMPITMSAGVKLTYEGFSGFKLGKHKHSMTK
- a CDS encoding zinc ribbon domain-containing protein, encoding MTTCPNCGQSVTKDDDICPKCGFNLKKYRDTFFEDDSEKKSVSSQPKRAQYREEFRPKKQNTTIQKMIAWVRSNATIVFLLGVVLLVIMSFSRALGWTSFLVLMVWLFIVCDKADKIEQYTADKRLTEMINKMGSDVVNTAKEHTDKVRKKGKNFTETHPHVNRHVEKVKERSKSKFSYIQLSVVLTSVISLIVLFTGSGAAVADVSYTQKLSLSKVILNLANRLLSSSHTSMSAIILYVFWLLLVLFPIFIIYNIFKNTKNSQFFAFILSLLETAFLIYIVFKISNNSSNHGVIGELTNQFLMYAVSIGSSAYFLILASLLTTGLAGYNYFKKR